The Pseudomonas sp. Marseille-Q3773 DNA window GTCGATACGGTCGATGGCCATGGTCAACAGTTCGTTGACCCCTACCGGGCCGCCGGTTTTCGGCCGCGCCTCGGCGATCTGGAAGATCTGCCGCTCGGCATCGTCGAGAATCTCTTCGGCATTGCGCCCTTGCGGGTTGAATGCGTTGTCGGCGATATCGGTACTGATACTGATCAGCTGGCGCAGGGTGGCACGCTCGCGAATGATCGCGGCGTAGGCTTTGATGTTGGCCACCGACGGGGTGTTCTTGGCCAGTTCGGCCAGGTACGCCAGGCCGCCGACCTGCGAGGACAAGCCTTCCTTGTCGAGCTGCTCATGCAACGTGACCACGTCGAAGGGCTGGTTGGCGTCCGCCAGCTTGTGCACGGCACGGAAGATCAGGCGGTGGTCATGCCGGTAGAAATCGCCATCCGACACCTGGTCCAGTACGCGCTCCCAGGCGTTGTTATCCAGCATCAGGCCACCGAGCACGGCCTGTTCGGCCTCGATGGAATGCGGCGGCACCTTCAGGGCTGCGGTTTGCAGGTCAAGCTGTTCGGGGGTGGTGATCTCGTTCATGGCCACGAAAGAATTCTTGAGGATGAAAAAGACAAAGGGCACGGCCTGTCAAAAACAGGACCGTGCCCGATGTTAACCGCCCGGCTCACCAGGAGCCAGCCAGTCAGCGCAGCTTAGGCAGCTACGACGACCACACGTACGGTGGCTTCAACGTCGCTGTGCAGGTGCACGGCTACGTCGTATTCGCCAACCTGACGGATGGTGCCGTTCGGCAGACGAACTTCAGCCTTGGCCACTTCAACGCCGGAGGCGGTCAGGGCGTCAGCGATGTCGTGGGTGCCGATCGAACCGAACAGCTTGCCTTCGTCGCCAGCGGTGGCAGTGATGGTCACTTCCAGCTCGGCCAGTTGGGCAGCGCGGCTTTCAGCCGAAGCTTTCTTGTCAGCGGCTGCTTTTTCCAGCTCGGCGCGACGCTCTTCGAACGCAGCCAGGTTGGCGGCGTTGGCAACGGTGGCCTTGCCGAATGGCAGCAGGAAGTTACGGCCGTAACCAGCCTTAACCTTTACTTTGTCGCCCAGGTTGCCCAGGTTAGCGACTTTTTCCAGCAGGATCAGTTCCATTTGGTAAAACCTCTTAACTTTTAACCTTCACCGTTCGCGGAGTCATTCCCCTTGGGGGACTTGCGACCGCGAAAATCAATCAGGCTGTCGACAATGGCCAAAACCACCAGCAACGGATAAATCAGCTGCATGATCAGCGGCAACGTCACGTACATCCCCACCAGCCAGAAACCGGCCAGTCGGCCCTGCGCCACCAGCCCGTGCATCAAGGCGATGCCGGCCAGCACCAGGACCAGGCTCGAGGCCGATGCCAGGACGATGAACTGCGGCCCGATGAACGGGGCCACCACCATCACTGCCACCAAGACCGCCATGGTCTGTTTCGGCAACTTCAGGGCGCGAAACTCGCGACCGAAGCCTCCAGGGTTGTACAACGCTGCCTGCCAGTAGCGCGCCAGCACCAGGGCCAACACGCTGAACAATTGCACCGTCACTGCTGTGGAAGCGACCAGCACGGGGCGGATCAGCTCACCGGAAAGCACCGGTTGCCCTTCGATTTTCGGCATGGCGTCGGCAAACGCCTTGGCCAGCCCGTCGAAGGTTTGCGCCAGCGCCAGATCGAGCACGAGGCTGAAAGCCACGGCGAACACGGCACTGACCACCAACACCCGGCTCCAGGGATGCTCGGCGCGCAGCAGCGCAGCCAGGCCCAGGGCACCCGCGATCACCAGGAAGGTGATCGGATCGCCCATGACCCACACGGCCAGCCCGGCCAGCAGGCCGCCGGCGATGACCGTAGTAGCATCCTTGAACCCACGCCGCAGCAGCACAAGGCTGCCGGCAGCGGCACTCAACCAGAACAGCAGCGGCAATACCGCACTGATGACCACCACCAGGGTGGCCTGCACACGACCGCGCATGATGAAACTTGCTAACGCTCGCATGCTAATCCCTTACTGCTTGTCGACGACCCGGTCTCAGCGGCCGTGGCTGTCGGTGTAGGGCAGCAGGGCCAGGAAGCGGGCGCGCTTGATAGCGGTAGCCAGCTGACGCTGATAACGAGCTTTGGTACCGGTGATACGGCTTGGAACGATCTTGCCGGTTTCGGATACGTAAGCTTTCAGGGTGTTGAGATCTTTGAAGTCGATCTCTTTCACGTCTTCAGCAGTGAAGCGGCAGAATTTACGACGACGGAAGAAACGTGCCATTTAATAGGCTCCTCTAAAGGTCCGTGGATTACTCGTCAGCGTTATCGCTGGAGTCGCTGTCATTGCTGTCGTCGCCGTCGGCGGATTCAGCATGCTCAGGACGCTCACGACGCTCACGGCGCTCGCTGCGGTTTTCTTCAGCCTTCAGCATCTCGGACTGGCCGGTAACGGCTTCGTCGCGACGGATGACCAGGTTACGGATAACGGCATCGTTGTAGCGGAAGTTGTCTTCCAGCTCGGCCAGGGCCTTGCCGGTGCACTCAACGTTCAGCATCACGTAGTGAGCCTTGTGAACATTGTTGATTGCGTAGGCCAGTTGACGACGGCCCCAGTCTTCCAGGCGGTGGATCTTGCCACCATCTTCTTCGATCAGCTTGGTGTAACGCTCAACCATGCCGCCGACTTGCTCGCTCTGGTCCGGGTGAACCAGGAAGATGATTTCGTAATGACGCATGAATGCTCCTTACGGGTTAGTAGTCTGCCAGTGGATCTGGTCAGACAAGGAGTGAATGACACTGGTGTGTCTTGCCAGGGAGTAGAGGCACATGCGCACCTGCCAGCTCGGCAAGGGGCGCAATTGTAGAGAAGGCGAGGCGTACAAGCAAGGTGACTGGTGAATATTTGAACAGCCTGAAACACATTACAGACTGCCGGCTCTTTCGCGGGTAAACCGTTCCCACAGATACCCCACAGGGCTTAGTCCTTGTGCGATCCCTGTGGGAGCGGGTTTACGCCGGTACAGGCTGAAGATCAGCGTTTGGCCTGGCGCTGGCGCACGGCCTCGAACAGGCAGACTCCGGTCGCCACCGAGACGTTCAGGCTGCTGACGCTACCGGCCATCGGCAGCTTCACCAGGAAATCGCAATGTTCACGGGTCAGCCGGCGCATGCCCTTGCCTTCCGCGCCCATGATCATCACCAGCGGCCCGGTCAGGTCCTGCTGGTAGATCTCCTGCTCGGCT harbors:
- the rpsF gene encoding 30S ribosomal protein S6, encoding MRHYEIIFLVHPDQSEQVGGMVERYTKLIEEDGGKIHRLEDWGRRQLAYAINNVHKAHYVMLNVECTGKALAELEDNFRYNDAVIRNLVIRRDEAVTGQSEMLKAEENRSERRERRERPEHAESADGDDSNDSDSSDNADE
- the rpsR gene encoding 30S ribosomal protein S18 — its product is MARFFRRRKFCRFTAEDVKEIDFKDLNTLKAYVSETGKIVPSRITGTKARYQRQLATAIKRARFLALLPYTDSHGR
- the rplI gene encoding 50S ribosomal protein L9; this translates as MELILLEKVANLGNLGDKVKVKAGYGRNFLLPFGKATVANAANLAAFEERRAELEKAAADKKASAESRAAQLAELEVTITATAGDEGKLFGSIGTHDIADALTASGVEVAKAEVRLPNGTIRQVGEYDVAVHLHSDVEATVRVVVVAA